One genomic window of Arachis stenosperma cultivar V10309 chromosome 10, arast.V10309.gnm1.PFL2, whole genome shotgun sequence includes the following:
- the LOC130957318 gene encoding chlorophyll a-b binding protein CP26, chloroplastic-like, which translates to MASIGMSDMLGNPINLNGAARSTPSASSPATFETVALFGKKKAAPPPPSKKANAAVTPANDELTKWYGPDRRIFLPEGLLDRSKIPPYLTGEVPGELWHRTSLNFMQNVINGYQSPVIAVTKGCQFFLVSSSNYLELLANLLDRENWSLVQFMSFSYSGYGTSSLQQVNN; encoded by the exons ATGGCTTCAATTGGGATGTCAGACATGCTTGGAAACCCCATCAATCTGAATGGTGCAGCAAGGTCAACACCATCAGCTTCTAGCCCTGCCACCTTCGAGACTGTGGCTCTCTTTGGTAAGAAGAAGGCAGCACCCCCTCCTCCTTCAAAGAAAGCTAATGCTGCTGTCACTCCTGCCAATGATGAACTCACCAAGTGGTATG GTCCTGACAGAAGGATCTTCTTACCAGAGGGTCTCTTGGACCGATCCAAGATCCCACCATACTTGACTGGAGAAGTGCCCGGAGA GCTTTGGCATCGTACCTCATTAAACTTCATGCAAAATGTAATTAATGGATACCAGAGTCCTGTAATAGCTGTTACCAAAGGATGCCAG TTCTTCCTTGTTTCTTCCTCCAACTACTTGGAACTTCTTGCAAATCTCTTGGACCGTGAAAATTGGTCACTGGTTCAATTCATGTCATTTTCTTACAGTGGATATGGCACCTCCAGCTTGCAACAAGTAAACAACTAA